The window GTAACAAGAGAAAAACTAGACAGATCAGAAGAAAGATTACCCTAATAATGattgtttcagaaaaaaacgTAACATTCAAATTCAACCCATATTTCCACTGATGGTGAAGTCATTAGGACAAGATTTCACAGCGCAGTTTACAGTTGTAGTAAAGACTACAAATAGCATATAATCAATATACTGTTAATCAATATACTGGTTAAAAcaattttggatattttttgcTCCCTACGATCACCATCCCCTCACCTAGACTATGATAAATATCATCATGGAGTTAGCTGGCTTCTGGTCACCTCGAGCCCTGACCGTTTCGACCCTGTCAGCCCTGATAAGTTTAATAGCACGGGAATGTGCCATGTACCAAAAGCTCCGTAGACAGATCCCTTGTATTGCTGTTCACAGCCAATCgccactacatacatacatgcacaggcACTGGGCTGTAGTTTGCCTGAATTATGTTTTCTCCCTGGCAAGCTGCATGATGTGTTCagtaaaatattgtcatataacGGGAGATAACATGGATAACAACATGCCGCTGTCACAGTTGTCATCCAACGTAATTTGCTCCTGTGTGAGTTTCTAtctgacattttttgtttttattatgtgaatgtttgatgaccattttttttttgttagtcGCTgtcctttcatttttttttttccatttttgatgtGTGGTGGGACAGTGCGAGAGGTGTTTGACGCCTGTTTGTCTTAACCATTTATTGGCTTCTGTTTTTAGTCTTGACTTTGTATGTGGTGCAAAGGGGTTTTCTCTTGCAGTATagttgtgttattatttttgggTGTCTATATTCAGTCTTGTAAACTTTGAATGCCGGTGAGAaagtataataaataaataaataaataaataaataaataaataaataaataaataaataaataaataaaagagaaGTGTGACAAGGttgaagtgacttgggtaccagGGTTGAGGTGACCACAACCAAGAAAGTGTCAATTACTGGGTCaaaacggacaggggtcgaggtgacctcTTTATGAAGTAGCCCATGCTGTATATCAGAGAACTACCCGGGACTGGTTACAGCAAGGTATACTTGACCGAAATTAATGAGAGAAATCCACCACATTGGGAGACAATCTAAATaagttacatgtattttaatacAGCAGTCTCGAAAACAATCTCCCAAAAAGGAGATTTTTTCAAAGATTTATAACGGTTTGAAaacgtttattttttatttcctaGACAACAGTAAACGTTATTAAATTGCGCAGAACTAGTCGGTCAAAACTATTCTAAATTGGGAGAAATCCTCCTGATCGAAGGGGATTGGGTCATTTGCGATCGGGAGGCTTTCTCCCATTTGGTCTAGTGTGTCTTGCTGTGGACATAGGCGAATGAATGAGACAGGCAAGCCTACTTCCTTGTTTTAGTAGCGTTGAGGCACGATCATTTGTTTGGTTTGTTGTATACAATACCTTAATATGTACGCCATTGTCTTTAAAATTTGCACCACGGGTTCAGAGAGCGACTCGAGGCTTCTAACATTGCTTATAAGCAGTCCGACATCACACTTCTCTATTGGTTTATATGTGGGATCACCGTTTTCCGAAGTTGGTTGCACTCCATCAGTCTCGGAAGTTCCCGCTGTGGCTGCAGGCGTCGGCTCATTGGCCATCTCTGGAAAGGTGGCGCACAACCATGGGACGCTAAAGTACACGCGACCGTTAACGCGACGAAATTTTAGAAATAAATTCCAGAAGAATATTGAGATATCAACAAATACTGTAGCACAGACATCACTCTCCGTCGCCGATGTCAGAGCTTGGCaccagccattttgaatactgacTTCTGGGATGGAAAAAGTTGACCTTCTGACATGAACTATCCGCTCGTCAGTCGATGTGGGTCACATAAGGTCAATGACACCGGGGATCATCATTTCAATGATTGTATATCTTGTTTGACCCTATGAGTATTTCTTCTCATGCAACTTTTGTTAATTAAGTTCCGGTATCTTTTTCTATGGTGTTCAGTGATATGTAGGAATTGTGCGGATCGCTCGTGGATACAGTGGCATCGTGGTGGAAAAGTCGCATAGTTTATgcctgtttatatatatatttccctgtttcaaaataaaatagagccccaaaaaaacatttcacccgtatttctttttaaattattggCATGgatatatgataaatcggttattaacTGATAACCTCTAATTATTCATATTTGGTGTACGTACACTTACACGTACACACGTATGGGCGGGAAAGTCTTAGAGCTTGtcgcatttttttcaaagtttgtctCTGTGGTTGGAAAAGTTAGGGTGTCTATAACATTTGATAATATAATATCCACTTTGAATATATCGGAGTAAACTTTAGACTCGGCCGGGTGGCTGCCTGCGTAGAGTAACACAATTTTGGCCCCGTGCATACTGAATGATAAACTAAATTTTACAAACGCGATCACACGACATACAGTGCAGGaaaacattgaagaaaaaataaaataataaaaaaagaaacaaatatcaaagcacacCGCATTGAGAGCCGAGCAATTGTTAGACGTCTAAATCAACGAACTTATATCGGCCAATCTTTccgtaaatttgtaaatcattgGCACTTTCATTGGTAATCATCATTTCTTCCCGCGATCTTTCTGCAGAGAGGAAGGACagtttcataaaaaaatcatatagGGGGGGGCCTACTAGCAACTGGGCTGCCATTTTTATTCAATCAGTAGGTCAGTAAGTCAGTCATACTGTTTGGAGAGACTGCCGAGGCAGTACAATTTACTACACACGATCGTGAAATGCTACGACTAAAGACTACTTTCGATGGTCTGTACCACAACCgcatgaatttggcataaattaTGAATGTCATTCAGGATTCCAGTGCAGTTTGGTATTACTTATGTAGGGTATATAGTAATGccagaaatattattttttaatgttcaaaattacaaatttattaATAACAAATGAGTTTATACAGTTTGTTATACTAATACTGCATTTTGGTCCTTTGATCACTACTAGATTGCATGTACGTTCagcaaaaatgaatatttctcgTGTTTTGTGGCAATAATGTAAAGACACTGAAGCGCCAAGATAATTGCTCGATGCTATTGgcgatattttatttttcaaaagattaTATTTATCATGAAATGAAACTTTGATAACAGATAGTATGTCCGCCTTCAACATAACACGTCATGCCCACATAACTGTAcataaagtaaaattgaaagaaaaaatacacataGTAATGTTCTGAAAATAGAAAGTATGAAGGAAagaacgaaaaaagaaatgtaatACTACTAAGCATGAGTTCAATATGCTCCGTTCACTTTCAAGTCTCACCACAGTTGAATTTCAGCCAAAAAATTTATCGAGTGTGTTCATCCAAGTAGACAAATAGCATTTCATGTGCATACAATAGAATTGAGGGCTTGTCTTAGTCAAAGCAAGCAAAACCCAATGTCAAAGGTTAACGAAATATGTATTTCACGTCAGAATTGATACAGTAAGTGaaataatataattttaacAGGCGGGCTTCTGCGATCAGTTTTTCCTGATGGAGTAAACTACGCCCTCACCGacaaagggttaaaggttaaCAAAATATTATCTGCTGTCGGGAGCGCGCGTAGCTTGGAAAAATTGTGACCTGCGTATAATCAGTGTAAAATACCATTCGAGATTAACCATGGATGTGAAAAAGAGACATGGATGAACCAACAAAGGCTTGATCAACAGTATTGGTGTTGCATGATGTCTTCTACATCGCTACGTGAAGGCAGAGTGAGAATATTTTGACGCATTGTTCATTGTTCTCATCTTGACTTGGGTATCCATTAGCAGTGGTAAGACAGTGCCCGGTGCTCGTACATAGTGTTACCAGGCAGTCTGATGCCGAAGCCCGAACCTCGGCTATCAGTCAGCACACCAACTGTGAATCGAAATGACGTACTATGTACGAGTACGAGTCGGCAGCAAAGCATTTAACGTCAGAAGGCAACTGTTGACGCAAGCGAGTGAGTACTTCCGGGTTATGATCTCGGGTGACTGGCGTGAGAGCAAAGACCATGAGATACAACTGATGGGTCCGATCCCTTCAGAGACAGCGGCGAAAGCTGTTTTCGATTTCCTAGAAACAGACCAGATAAACGTTACTGAAGGGGCTATCGAAGAGGTTGTCATTGCCGCTGACTTTCTCCAAATCGGATCCATCTTTCCGCATCTCCAGCAGTTCATGACTATGGAAAACTGGAGCGAGTTTCGGAAACTGGCGCAAAGTTTGCACCAACCAATGTTAACCGATGCCGTTCTTCGCTTCctgagtgacaactacataGTCGCTTCGGAAACAGAAGAATTTCAGAAACTAACTGGCGACGATAAGGAGATTGTCCGTCGTTTACCATTGGGGAATTACAGCACAACACTGGTTGTCATGGACAGCAGTTTGAACATGCATTACTTTCACTACAACGATGGTACTTGGGAAGATCTCACAAACCTACCAAGGAGCAAGATTGTTTCCCGGACTGATTTCATTCTTGGTGGTCGTATTGCATCCATTGGACAGTATATATTTGTGCTTGTAGCGGAGGATATGACACAAACGGTAGACTTTCTCTGGGGAGGTAGAAGGTGTAGGGACACGATACTCAGTCTGACCAAAACGCttatttacaatacaaaaacaaacgagTGGTGTGAAGCTGAACCCCTCAATCTGCAGTGTGTCAGTGAGAATTCCTCAGTGTCATATTGTGTAACCGCTGTCGGCGCAGCTATTTATGTGTTCGGGAAAGAAATGCACCACGCTTACAGTCTGGTTACAAACTCGTGGAAGACGGTTGCAGAACCCCCAAAAGATATCGTGCCACATTTTTGGCTGAGAAGTGGCTCACTTGAGACCAGAGTGGTGGCATGTCGGGAGAAACTTCATGTTCTTTGCGCAGACTCCGACTGTCCCCGAATGGTGAGCTATGACCCCTGTGAAGACCGATGGAGTGAACCTGACCCCATAACATTACCGGCGAACCCTGTTTCCGTAACAGTCCTCGGCAATGAGCGATTCGTATACATCAGTACATTTGCCTGTAGTGCGCATCCCAAGGGAAAGAAAAAATGTACCCAGCATCTACTTCGTTATTCGCCAGATCCCAAGAAGTTAGAACTTCTAAAGAAATGGCAGCACAACGAACCAATCAGCAAATCTCTAGCCCTCTGTAATGATAAACTTTACAGATTTTGCTCAGATCGAACTGTATGTGTTTCACTAGAGAATGGGTTCACGGAAACAATCTTACCTCCGATTTGTGAACATCCCCACAGTTCATTTCCTATCAGTGTACCGTGTGACTTTTtatactagattacaatttttcGAATTCATACATCCGCAGTAATAATTTTACATTGGAAAACTGGCCTGAACACGttacaaaaaatttacaaagactTTTCTCATGGAAAAAAATGCGGAGGAGAGCATTCTGGCCTTAATAAGATGCTTATATGTGGCCTGGAGAATTTTGAgaattcagaaaatatttactttttgaaCGACTTACAGCTTTTAATTACAAGGGCGGGAAAGGGAGTATTTGAATTGATAGAATGTGCCAATGCGGCGGAAGGCCCAAATTATCCCCGTTCAAAGGTGCTCATGAACCCAGCCTCAGTTTGGAAAACCCAAACGCGAGTCAAGAATTCGGAATTATACAgagatttttcattttgaaaactagCCATACGCCGCGGGTTTATGGACTATTCCAGGACAATGCGGGAATGATCGAAACCGTCAACCTCTAGATTTACTTTTTGAACGACTTGCAGCTTTTAATTACAAGCTTTGCAAGTCCGATCTGTTACACATAATGTAATTACCAGTATATTCCCCGAAGGGGTGGTTCACTCTGACTCTTTGTACTGTCGTAATTCATTGGAAAATATATATAAGGAAGGGAGACGCTTCTGGAACTGATGAGTGATGATGTAGAACTGGAACTCTTTATTGATCGGGAACCATGGCTAGGCCACATGAATATATCAGTATTAAACAGCTCAATAATAGTGGTTTGACAACAATAAGAACATGGGGGcagtacgcagaatacctccaaGAGAAGGATAAGTTACAGGGTAAATTTTTAAATGTATAAACGAATTGCTAGAGCATGTTGTCGATTCCGTGGTATTTCGTGGAGCCAGTACTGTTATAGTCCAACTCGAGTGGAATTGGGATTTATTGCGCCCAAGGGCGCTAATGTAACGAGCgcgtgaaatattaatttttctgcaaattttgAGGATCATGGTACTACGACTAGTGGTAATAATTTTAGTTACTTCCCTCCGGTTCCGTCCCGTTGAATGCGCATGAATGCCGAACACAttaatagtccagtcaatttagggtttaacctaggactaattgcaacagaaattatttcttcaccatggcctttggaaaggtctcactaatgacatattaagagtataggaaaatataaggggtgcaaattagttaaatttgcatatattcaaattagctatatatcgcttttaaaatgactgctatactcacattttgggcatgtaaactgaattcaagtgacttttttcattgcaacacaatttagcAAGGTTCAataagttattttctaaatgtcttgaacaataaatatcatgcaaattaactaatttgcatatattcgcagtttttccattatttcagacaaaatgaatgtttaagctcatatATAAGCACATTTTTTCTCTATGAGattgttaaggttttgcaagaattatcAGATCCATcccaaaatttgcatgctaatttGTATgctaataattttaaaatacaaaaggttttaatttgcataattgaaacaaactgtttgctgaatacaatacaatacaactaCAATAACTGCCgttgacattttctggttattcagaaatgcagTGAATAGGGAGAATAGTTTCTTTTACGACGTTAAGGTTATTAATGAAAAATCATTGGACTTGATCAATTTTTTGACATCCATTGTCAatagttcagtcattttctcctacatgttcgattgcagtaaaatttttgaaggaatttttATGCTTTTCGTAACTTTTTTCAATGatgatggaaatattcagttactaataaatgcTTCACCACACTTAAAGCCCCCTTCAATTATCATATTTATCtagtataaatattatttacttgatgacattttcgatggaaaacaaaagaatgacaaactattaatgggctgttgacacatttgctaatgcaaGAACATGGGATTGAGAAAGACGCCTttaacagttgtgcctgtgaatcatctttctcattattGTACTATCATTGGTATCAATACGAGCATCATTTGACTCACCATGATGGTGTTGGTGATGATAATTGTTATaatggtcattatcatatcataaatttcttcGTCTTCCTCCCTGTTCACATCTTCCTCTAGgaggttcatttgtttacagccagaatcctttcgttgacaacaaAAAGTCTAGACTTTGCTTATTGTCGGGGTTTTTGAGGCTGCTGCAGTTCATCGTAGAACCCATAAGAATGGGGAAGGGTAACTCAATGATTGTTGTGAAGCAAGGAATAatataattgtactgcgtaTCACATCAGATCTTCGATATGCTAGTATCACTCATAGGGCTGTTTATGCAATGGACTTTCCATTTAcagattattagacttttgtatcattaccaataagatcgatcatTCAAGGAATTGACAGTCTGGacaatctgaggtgagacttccataaggttcaaaatacaggatgaccaattatatgataatttgatgtcaaaaattTGACACCTTAATTAataaactcgttaacggcagcttctgtgatgcaaatcccttcacattttggttttcttgtttcacggttATAAAATTAGAAAGAGCAGCTAaaccatgtaacattatgaaaagtatctatATTTGTTTTACCAGttatttagattatcatgattcagtccaacagatttttttcagtttttctttaaattctatgGCTGTGAACTGTAAGATTAAACCGGAAATCTCTCTCTTTAGTccattatatgactttatattaattttcaaatgttgtcttcaagaaatttcaaattttgagaaatgcagtgtcctttgattatcgtAATATATTTCAGCTGTTTAAGGAACAGCTTTGCTCattacatatttcatgataGTTGTTAAATTGTCGGTAGAGTATAATAATTGTACCTCTATATTATCATGATCATTacaattgtatttctatatcaatattatcataaatttctgtacgTGGCAttaacaggcaagttgcacacagtcaaaagtatatctaATTTACCATTTATCACctaacctggtctttaattacattttaccaacacttaatctatattaaTAATACCGGTAAggttaaaaataaaagaaaccattagagctgaaacacaaattttcttcagcctcccttagtacaaagcgttggttatttggccaagcatttttgtATGCATTAAGATAATCAAAATCCGCCAGGAAGTTCCAAATATTATTGGCAGGTATAAGGATTAAATTGTCTCGACATTATGgaaattctctagataattgaaacgaattatacgaatcaatcattgtttaATTTCtcagggcttttcattctgtacgCCCTATTAGTATACaatcattacaatgagttaaaatacacagaaaataaataatcatgtcaatttctttgtactgagcaaaatgttcattcaagtcataaaatgatcatctttcgataggaagtacttaaagtaataaataacttaaacaagtagtttttcttaatgtaacttctcattttaatgataatataattaattaaaataagttgacgtcaaaTTGAACAATGTGAGAAAACtattttaatgatcatcatataggatttatgcacatgaggaatcgttGAGaaataggtaaaatatatttagcaattagtaaaaaattccaatctctctttacgatattgtataacatttcaagtttcaagtatTACTTTTAATAGAATGTAGGCATTTCGtataaaatcttttacaatAAGCCCTGttgcacaatgtagattgtattagactttgaatataccttttCTTTGGCCTTTAAAatatttaaggtgaagaaataattgatGTTCCAATTAAAAAAGAAAGTGATATGGTTGACTTATTGAACTAATGCAAATAAGAACTTTTTTattgctgtaagatatatttgaaaacattgcctaaattaaaaacacaaaaatgatcttacatagtcattacaatgtcagctgATCTCTTAAATGactttcgtaaatagattatcagcaccaggtttgtatagaTCTATGACCCGTTTAGCCtttgggtaaattagctgtcttattcacaacttcattaaacttacggtatgtaatttccatgaccctactaaaatttacaataaagaaatagttctaatgatctctgttgttttttaacattatatatagtcatcTATAGGtcaaaaaaagggaaaagtaaagtggtaggagggCACATTGTAGTTATGTAAAATAAGGAATCTTAAATGATATGATGCATTGCCtgcacacacaaaaatacattaaataatcaattgcttgaataaaatgtcaattt of the Ptychodera flava strain L36383 chromosome 20, AS_Pfla_20210202, whole genome shotgun sequence genome contains:
- the LOC139120800 gene encoding ectoderm-neural cortex protein 1-like codes for the protein MTYYVRVRVGSKAFNVRRQLLTQASEYFRVMISGDWRESKDHEIQLMGPIPSETAAKAVFDFLETDQINVTEGAIEEVVIAADFLQIGSIFPHLQQFMTMENWSEFRKLAQSLHQPMLTDAVLRFLSDNYIVASETEEFQKLTGDDKEIVRRLPLGNYSTTLVVMDSSLNMHYFHYNDGTWEDLTNLPRSKIVSRTDFILGGRIASIGQYIFVLVAEDMTQTVDFLWGGRRCRDTILSLTKTLIYNTKTNEWCEAEPLNLQCVSENSSVSYCVTAVGAAIYVFGKEMHHAYSLVTNSWKTVAEPPKDIVPHFWLRSGSLETRVVACREKLHVLCADSDCPRMVSYDPCEDRWSEPDPITLPANPVSVTVLGNERFVYISTFACSAHPKGKKKCTQHLLRYSPDPKKLELLKKWQHNEPISKSLALCNDKLYRFCSDRTVCVSLENGFTETILPPICEHPHSSFPISVPCDFLY